In Caldisericum sp., the sequence CTCTAAACTTAAAAACTTACCGGGTGTTTTGGGTGTTTACCTTATTGATTCAGAAGGGAATCTTCTATTTGTTAATTCAAGCCTTGATAATCCTCCAATTGAATTAGCATATACTCTTGCATCGTTAAAGGGATATTTGAACGATTTACTTGACTCTACAAAAATGGGAAAATTTGTTG encodes:
- a CDS encoding roadblock/LC7 domain-containing protein, whose protein sequence is MEKILSKLKNLPGVLGVYLIDSEGNLLFVNSSLDNPPIELAYTLASLKGYLNDLLDSTKMGKFVDSFVDGSVGRIIFTGLKSGDLLVVFASNVSNLGMIKFEMSNAIQQIENLK